The following proteins are co-located in the Polystyrenella longa genome:
- a CDS encoding SpoIIE family protein phosphatase: MLLLFVAFMNNEPAELPKLISGAIIVLCFVPFLIIQWISATQPEPALVQATRGDLQATPWEVDQIEIRDLSDNTPVALLNTHIHEDNAHSVITSLLILPDKEFLICGKANGTIQVWNLDNEKLAVEINSIFHPIVSVAVHTETKTLLAVSNTGSVSAWNLEGGEPILLQQVKPDIPASIRFYHDIDFHMESVVRKQFWYTIIEWTAVCIALITGFLSIIHYYTVGDVSTPIVGTALFFSGLIDAFNLLSADHLINSVEDTVRFIPITWAISRTFNVSILILGTSLILLKRNKLKQSSHRSEIRFLAVVAFIFAMIAYAIVHICSVLPELPQAIYLDGRLAKRPWDILPLALLLLAGTVVFPRFYRKYPSLFSYGIFLSVVPHLATQIHAVFWSSQVFDPDFFAAHSLRLLAYLVPFIGLILDYNRVHEQEATYQETQQKLLIARSVQQNLLPQSAPKMKGIDLAGRSQSSDTVGGDYFDYLQLGKNRLGIVIGDVSGHDFGASLFMAQTRAYLRALSTIHDDLSDAMRELNEYLTNDSHTHRFVTMFLARFNLESQTLDYCAAGHQSLVLNSDKTTTIIGPTGPPLGVMEDGLECAVEQIPFKPGSILVELTDGILEVKNEEGVMFGNDHVFSILNEHQDKTSEELVELIISTALEYSDQPVPYDDMTVVVMKFQK, from the coding sequence TTGCTCCTTCTATTTGTTGCCTTCATGAACAACGAACCTGCTGAACTTCCCAAACTTATCAGTGGAGCAATCATTGTCCTATGTTTTGTTCCCTTCCTGATAATTCAATGGATATCGGCAACTCAGCCTGAACCAGCCCTGGTTCAAGCGACCCGTGGCGATCTGCAAGCCACGCCCTGGGAAGTAGACCAAATCGAAATCAGAGACCTGAGCGATAACACTCCGGTTGCTCTGCTGAACACTCATATTCATGAAGATAACGCGCACTCAGTTATCACTTCGCTGCTCATTCTCCCGGACAAAGAATTTCTGATCTGCGGTAAAGCCAACGGGACGATTCAGGTCTGGAACCTGGATAATGAAAAGCTCGCTGTTGAGATTAATTCCATCTTTCATCCGATTGTTTCCGTTGCCGTTCATACGGAAACGAAAACGTTGCTGGCGGTTTCTAATACTGGGTCAGTTTCCGCCTGGAATCTGGAAGGTGGAGAACCGATTCTGCTGCAGCAAGTAAAACCAGACATTCCCGCCTCCATCCGGTTTTACCACGATATCGATTTCCATATGGAATCTGTCGTTCGAAAGCAGTTCTGGTACACGATCATTGAATGGACCGCCGTCTGTATCGCTCTCATCACCGGGTTCCTGTCAATCATCCACTACTACACAGTGGGGGATGTCTCTACGCCAATCGTGGGAACTGCCCTATTCTTCTCCGGATTGATCGATGCATTTAATCTTCTTTCGGCCGATCATCTGATTAACTCGGTCGAAGATACGGTTCGTTTCATTCCAATCACGTGGGCCATTTCGAGGACATTCAATGTCTCGATCCTGATCCTCGGCACCAGTCTGATTTTATTGAAGCGAAATAAACTCAAACAAAGTTCCCATCGGAGTGAAATCCGGTTCCTCGCCGTAGTCGCGTTCATTTTCGCTATGATTGCCTATGCCATCGTCCACATCTGCTCCGTCTTGCCCGAGCTGCCACAGGCCATCTATCTGGATGGACGTCTAGCCAAACGCCCCTGGGACATCCTTCCGCTGGCATTGCTACTCCTCGCAGGCACAGTCGTCTTCCCACGGTTTTATCGCAAGTATCCGTCTCTTTTTTCCTACGGTATCTTTTTGAGCGTAGTTCCCCATCTTGCGACACAGATACATGCTGTTTTCTGGTCGTCACAGGTTTTTGATCCTGATTTCTTCGCGGCGCACTCTCTGCGCCTCCTGGCATATCTGGTTCCATTTATCGGACTGATACTGGACTACAATCGCGTTCATGAACAGGAAGCAACCTATCAGGAGACGCAGCAGAAACTGCTCATTGCTCGTTCTGTTCAACAGAACCTACTGCCTCAATCCGCACCGAAAATGAAAGGAATCGATCTGGCTGGTCGGTCCCAGTCTTCGGACACGGTCGGCGGTGACTATTTCGATTACCTTCAACTTGGTAAGAATCGACTGGGAATTGTCATTGGCGATGTTAGCGGACATGACTTTGGGGCATCGTTATTTATGGCGCAAACTCGAGCTTACTTAAGAGCGCTCTCCACGATTCATGATGACCTCAGCGATGCGATGCGGGAACTGAACGAATACCTGACGAACGATTCTCACACGCATCGGTTTGTGACGATGTTCCTGGCCCGTTTCAACCTGGAATCGCAAACGCTGGACTATTGCGCTGCCGGCCACCAGTCGCTCGTTCTGAATTCGGATAAAACGACGACAATCATCGGGCCGACTGGACCGCCTCTGGGAGTAATGGAAGATGGACTGGAATGTGCGGTTGAACAGATCCCTTTCAAACCGGGCTCCATTCTCGTGGAACTGACGGATGGAATTCTGGAAGTTAAGAACGAGGAAGGCGTGATGTTTGGAAACGATCATGTCTTCAGTATCCTGAATGAACATCAGGATAAAACCAGCGAAGAACTGGTAGAACTGATCATCTCAACCGCACTGGAATATTCCGACCAACCGGTGCCTTACGACGATATGACCGTCGTCGTAATGAAGTTCCAGAAGTAA
- a CDS encoding PQQ-binding-like beta-propeller repeat protein: MEIPPSSEQQESLSDSSPQKQLRPLRVWPAIIAIVLILMLRFAPRDLEIMPLWWLYFSFMGPAVCGLGMLVWWGIFSRATRLEALVGLIAILSILVMSWFLAHESMDMAGFMLVTIPIGFVLFGISSLIARSWTPPARSGFILLITLVGFASSLLVRNNGIWGDYNFELAWRWTPTNEELAIAEQQARTSAGDAIVSEESFNEWLAEPAWPGFRGPERYSQQSGAELADRWDNVQPELVWKRTIGPAWSSFVVAGNLLFTQEQRGEHETTACYTANEGKLVWETEIESRFAEPMGGAGPRATPTLAEGQLFAMGASGSLLALEPRTGDILWERELKTLADRGVPVWGFSSSPLVVEKNVIVHAGGVGEMGVLAFEIEKGELAWSAVSGNHTYSSPQLCQLFGKDYVAIYDNQGLRLLDPSTGEVRLEDQWGDGEFRVTQPQVVGEDKIVLAGGMQDGTRLIQFHVENEKLTAKEVWHSLDLKSDYNDFVVSGDYLYGFDGSIFTCVDLSTGKRKWKRGRYGKGQVLLLTEINRLLVISEKGEVVLLEVNPEKHVETGTFEAIEGKTWNHPVVVGDRLYVRNAQEAACYRLPTASSELAAK; the protein is encoded by the coding sequence ATGGAGATCCCTCCTTCATCTGAGCAGCAGGAATCGCTATCGGATTCTTCCCCCCAGAAACAGCTTCGCCCGTTGCGTGTCTGGCCAGCGATTATTGCTATCGTGTTAATTCTAATGTTGCGTTTTGCTCCGCGCGATCTGGAAATTATGCCGCTCTGGTGGTTGTACTTTTCTTTCATGGGACCCGCCGTCTGTGGGCTTGGAATGCTTGTCTGGTGGGGCATCTTCAGTCGGGCGACTCGTCTGGAAGCGCTGGTCGGCCTGATTGCGATTCTATCCATCCTTGTGATGAGCTGGTTCTTAGCTCATGAATCGATGGATATGGCAGGGTTTATGTTAGTAACGATTCCAATCGGCTTTGTCCTCTTTGGAATATCGTCTTTGATTGCTCGTTCCTGGACACCTCCGGCACGAAGTGGGTTCATCCTGTTGATTACTCTTGTGGGGTTTGCAAGTTCGTTGCTGGTTCGCAACAACGGCATTTGGGGTGACTATAACTTTGAATTGGCTTGGCGTTGGACGCCAACGAATGAAGAATTGGCGATTGCTGAACAGCAGGCAAGAACCAGCGCGGGCGATGCCATTGTGTCCGAAGAAAGTTTTAATGAATGGCTGGCCGAACCTGCCTGGCCCGGATTTCGTGGTCCAGAGCGGTACAGCCAGCAATCTGGAGCTGAGTTGGCAGATCGTTGGGACAATGTTCAACCTGAATTAGTTTGGAAACGAACCATTGGTCCCGCCTGGTCTTCCTTTGTCGTCGCCGGGAATTTGCTATTCACTCAGGAACAGCGGGGCGAACATGAAACGACCGCCTGTTATACCGCCAACGAAGGGAAGCTTGTATGGGAAACGGAAATTGAATCTCGGTTCGCTGAACCCATGGGAGGCGCCGGTCCCAGAGCGACACCGACATTGGCTGAGGGACAACTGTTTGCAATGGGGGCCAGCGGAAGTTTACTCGCCTTGGAACCACGAACGGGCGACATCCTCTGGGAACGGGAATTGAAAACACTGGCGGATCGAGGTGTTCCAGTATGGGGATTCAGTTCTTCGCCTTTGGTCGTGGAAAAGAATGTGATCGTGCATGCCGGTGGCGTTGGAGAGATGGGCGTCCTTGCTTTCGAAATCGAGAAAGGCGAACTTGCCTGGTCTGCGGTATCAGGAAATCACACCTATTCGTCGCCGCAGCTTTGCCAGCTGTTCGGTAAGGATTACGTGGCGATATACGACAACCAGGGGCTACGACTGTTAGATCCTTCGACGGGGGAAGTTCGCTTAGAGGACCAGTGGGGCGATGGCGAATTTCGAGTGACGCAACCTCAGGTTGTCGGTGAAGACAAAATCGTGCTCGCGGGGGGAATGCAGGATGGAACTCGCCTGATTCAATTCCATGTCGAAAACGAAAAGTTAACTGCGAAAGAAGTCTGGCACAGCCTTGATCTGAAGTCAGACTACAACGACTTCGTGGTATCCGGCGATTACCTGTATGGATTCGATGGTTCTATTTTTACCTGCGTTGACCTTTCGACCGGAAAACGCAAATGGAAACGGGGCCGCTACGGCAAGGGGCAAGTTCTATTACTCACCGAGATCAATCGGTTACTCGTCATCTCCGAAAAGGGGGAAGTTGTCTTATTGGAGGTGAATCCAGAGAAGCATGTTGAAACTGGGACCTTCGAAGCAATCGAGGGAAAAACCTGGAATCATCCCGTCGTCGTCGGAGATCGTCTCTACGTTCGGAACGCTCAGGAAGCTGCCTGCTATCGACTTCCGACAGCAAGCTCCGAACTCGCAGCGAAGTAA
- a CDS encoding amidohydrolase family protein, translating to MTINQPLIRDVDYEFYDRELSTFIPDQIYDAHTHLFDAAHFKPEGADFPASVGLDEYRELIDVLHPGRDVSALFIPIPGPREMADAANQWIAEQQARDDRSRGLFYFHAKDDPEWIREEVKRLNLHGLKCYHVTSSRRPTWESAIPEYLPEEVVRIANEEGWVITLHMVKSRAVADAENYELIRDWCQRYPNMKLILAHSARGFQPAHNWEGLHHLKGLPNLYFDSSANCEALAHIAVLKILGHENFMYGSDFHVSHLRGRSLAVADTFLWLYEQTPVWEERHQSIEPVLVGLEHLRSLKWTALSLGLSDSQVEDIFFRNAQRLLGVE from the coding sequence ATGACCATCAACCAGCCATTGATACGGGACGTCGATTACGAGTTTTATGATCGGGAACTTTCTACTTTTATTCCGGATCAGATCTATGATGCACATACTCACCTTTTTGACGCCGCGCACTTCAAACCCGAAGGCGCAGACTTTCCCGCTTCTGTTGGCTTGGATGAATATCGAGAGCTGATCGATGTACTTCACCCGGGGAGGGATGTTTCGGCGTTGTTCATTCCGATACCGGGACCGCGTGAAATGGCGGACGCCGCCAATCAATGGATTGCCGAACAACAGGCGCGCGACGATCGAAGCCGGGGGTTGTTTTACTTCCATGCGAAGGACGATCCCGAATGGATTCGCGAGGAAGTGAAGCGATTAAACCTTCACGGACTGAAGTGCTATCACGTGACGTCTTCCAGGCGACCAACCTGGGAGTCAGCGATTCCCGAGTACCTTCCGGAAGAAGTCGTCCGTATCGCGAACGAGGAAGGGTGGGTGATTACGTTGCATATGGTCAAAAGCCGGGCCGTCGCTGATGCCGAAAACTACGAGTTAATACGCGACTGGTGTCAACGATATCCGAACATGAAACTGATCCTGGCTCACTCGGCCCGTGGTTTTCAACCCGCCCACAACTGGGAGGGTCTACATCATCTGAAAGGCTTGCCCAACCTCTATTTTGACAGCAGCGCCAACTGTGAAGCACTAGCTCATATTGCCGTGCTGAAGATTCTCGGTCATGAAAACTTCATGTATGGTTCCGATTTCCACGTGAGCCATCTACGCGGGCGCAGCCTGGCAGTGGCGGATACTTTCCTGTGGTTGTACGAACAGACCCCCGTATGGGAAGAAAGGCATCAGTCGATCGAACCCGTACTGGTTGGACTGGAGCATTTGCGATCACTGAAATGGACAGCCTTGTCGCTCGGACTTTCGGACTCACAAGTCGAAGATATCTTCTTCCGCAACGCACAGCGGCTTCTGGGAGTCGAATAA
- a CDS encoding S8 family serine peptidase, translated as MHSSAGTGAYQHIEVAEPRVMLSASPTGGAAWLNDDAPATPLDLRVNMSSEMPLATMQVDAAYESWKNEKFTIDSYALDEITFESGSDISIQDEAMHNLINLDDVYANTSYRGTGYSVAVLDTGVDYTHAALGGGWGNRVIAGYDFVNNDSDPMDDQGHGTHVAGIIGGYDETNGGIANDVNIIALKVLDANGSGSFGDVEEALQWVADNQETYNIVAVNMSLGAGNYSTNPYTFMEDELSTLIGQGVFIAAATGNDFYSLSSAQGLGYPAISDQTVSVGAVWDGSYGGITWGSGARDITTGADRITSFTQRNSSMDILAPGALITAAGLGGGFVSMGGTSMATPVIAGAAALLHEAAQDNGKSNLANQTSLLQLMQDTGVDINDGDDEDDNVTNTNLNFKRLDLYAAIQELITPQAAPVDFLTITDGIAEITGTAGDDTFVISFSGTDMNVTRNDVSTTIDTTAVTEINLSGDAGTDSLTYTGRSVVDSFKMWQNRLQHTLTDLVFDSDTLESIILNGGGGADTALMYDTVGNDTLAMTANAVQMTGTGYSNTINGINTVTAYSNNGGTDSVTFTDTVAGDYFVSKYNQAYMTTGDYRNTAVNFESGIATSSNGGSDRAWFYDSTGNDTLTMAGSTVNMTGTNFNNTANNFYRVDAYGDNGGTDTATFTDTSGNDRYYGDITYSYMSGTGYYNRVNNFDTVTVNATTGGTDRADFYGTDADESFTATGQAATLTGNGVTINLNGFDLVAANMTYGSGTDDATFNDIATKDYFKTYSDVSFMYGSGYENYAYGFDSVSGNSSNGGNDQVYMIDSSGDDTLTLSPNSATMTGTGFSNSATGFYRIDTYSNQGGTDTATFNDSSGDDQARAYPTRAYMIGSGYVNYIRDYEEVIFQSSNGGFDKAYFYDSTEADTFTASPTAASMLGTGYNNSGTGFDWYIGYAVYGGTDQANHYDSAGNDTYSAYTDKTIMTGTGYKIYTFGFENTDGYATAGGTGDRAYLYDSSGDDTYTSTLATTSLTGTGFDMAAHGFDRVDGIAESGGTDTANIYDTDGNDNMYLRDDYSALLATGFSSYAYGFDRVNAYADNGGTDRARYYDSAGDDTYTSDQTEANMIGTGFANYSYGFDIYIVNGDSGGDDTANLDDSTGDDTVTVGISQTTFSGNGITTQVNNFETVNVTATNGGTDSATITGSDTADDSVSWGDSNINFSTSTFAATASGFETIDALDIGLAGFSLNDTSATETFTLYSDRVIKDNGTNILTIWSSTNVTINVTNGGNDVFNIYDTNLQDRAELDNTIVYMVYENSQPKWKRITGSNIDTVNLYASNSGVDTANQNTPTLSYTVNYFGGWVEYDDFT; from the coding sequence TTGCACTCATCCGCCGGCACGGGCGCGTATCAGCACATTGAAGTCGCCGAACCCAGAGTGATGCTCTCCGCCTCGCCGACCGGTGGAGCTGCCTGGTTGAATGATGATGCTCCAGCGACTCCACTCGACTTGCGGGTCAACATGTCCTCAGAAATGCCTTTGGCAACAATGCAGGTCGATGCGGCTTATGAATCCTGGAAGAACGAAAAGTTCACCATCGACAGCTATGCCTTGGACGAAATCACGTTTGAATCGGGGAGTGACATCTCAATTCAAGACGAAGCGATGCACAACCTGATCAATCTGGATGATGTTTACGCGAACACTTCTTATCGTGGTACGGGATATTCCGTGGCCGTTCTGGATACCGGAGTAGATTACACCCATGCCGCCCTCGGCGGTGGATGGGGTAACCGAGTTATCGCGGGCTATGACTTCGTCAACAATGACAGCGACCCCATGGATGATCAGGGGCACGGCACTCATGTTGCCGGCATCATTGGTGGCTATGACGAAACAAATGGTGGAATCGCCAACGACGTCAATATCATTGCCCTCAAAGTGCTCGACGCCAATGGCTCCGGATCATTTGGAGATGTTGAGGAAGCCCTGCAATGGGTCGCTGACAATCAGGAAACGTATAACATTGTTGCCGTCAACATGTCTCTGGGGGCCGGGAACTACTCAACAAACCCCTACACATTTATGGAAGACGAGTTGAGCACCCTCATTGGTCAGGGCGTATTTATTGCGGCTGCCACTGGAAACGATTTCTATAGTCTCAGCAGTGCGCAAGGTTTGGGATATCCAGCGATCAGCGATCAGACCGTTTCTGTGGGAGCCGTTTGGGATGGAAGCTACGGAGGGATTACCTGGGGTAGTGGAGCTCGCGACATTACAACGGGGGCGGACCGAATCACCAGTTTCACTCAGCGAAACAGTAGCATGGACATTCTTGCTCCAGGAGCGTTGATTACAGCAGCAGGTCTGGGAGGAGGATTCGTTTCAATGGGAGGAACATCGATGGCGACTCCCGTTATCGCTGGTGCAGCCGCCCTGCTCCATGAAGCGGCTCAGGACAATGGTAAGTCTAATCTTGCTAACCAGACAAGCCTGCTGCAGTTGATGCAGGATACGGGCGTCGATATTAATGATGGTGACGATGAAGACGACAACGTGACCAACACCAATCTCAATTTCAAACGGCTCGATTTGTATGCGGCGATCCAGGAATTGATCACACCTCAGGCGGCCCCGGTCGATTTCCTGACTATCACTGACGGCATCGCAGAAATCACAGGCACTGCAGGAGACGACACCTTCGTCATTTCCTTTTCAGGAACTGATATGAATGTCACTCGGAACGATGTCTCCACAACAATCGACACAACCGCAGTAACAGAAATCAATCTGTCGGGAGATGCCGGCACGGACAGCTTGACTTACACCGGTCGTTCTGTCGTCGATTCATTCAAAATGTGGCAAAACCGGTTACAGCACACGTTGACCGATCTTGTTTTCGATAGCGACACTCTGGAATCAATCATCCTCAATGGGGGCGGCGGTGCTGACACAGCGTTGATGTACGATACTGTTGGAAATGACACGTTAGCGATGACGGCCAACGCGGTGCAGATGACCGGAACGGGATACTCCAATACGATTAACGGAATTAATACGGTCACTGCTTACTCGAATAATGGTGGTACCGACAGCGTGACCTTCACTGACACTGTGGCAGGTGATTATTTCGTCAGCAAGTACAACCAGGCCTACATGACGACGGGCGATTATCGCAATACAGCGGTCAACTTTGAAAGTGGCATCGCAACTTCATCTAATGGGGGAAGCGACCGAGCCTGGTTCTATGACTCGACAGGAAATGACACGCTGACGATGGCCGGCTCCACCGTGAACATGACCGGTACCAACTTCAATAATACGGCCAATAACTTCTACCGCGTCGACGCTTATGGTGATAATGGTGGAACGGACACGGCGACCTTCACCGATACGTCCGGAAATGACCGCTACTATGGGGACATCACCTATTCGTACATGTCTGGAACAGGTTACTACAACCGGGTCAACAACTTTGACACGGTCACCGTCAATGCCACAACGGGTGGAACTGACCGAGCTGACTTCTACGGCACCGATGCGGACGAAAGCTTTACCGCCACCGGGCAGGCCGCCACATTGACGGGTAATGGAGTGACCATCAACTTAAATGGTTTTGATCTAGTCGCCGCAAACATGACCTACGGAAGTGGAACGGACGACGCCACTTTTAATGACATCGCGACCAAAGACTACTTCAAGACCTACTCCGATGTGAGTTTTATGTATGGAAGTGGTTATGAGAATTACGCCTACGGATTTGATTCAGTCTCCGGAAACTCCTCCAATGGTGGAAACGACCAGGTCTACATGATCGATTCCTCCGGTGATGACACCTTAACTCTCTCCCCCAACAGTGCGACGATGACGGGTACCGGATTCAGCAACTCGGCGACCGGTTTCTATCGAATCGATACATATTCGAATCAAGGAGGAACAGATACGGCAACGTTCAACGACTCCTCGGGAGATGACCAAGCTCGTGCCTATCCTACTCGTGCCTACATGATCGGTAGTGGGTACGTTAATTACATTCGCGACTATGAAGAGGTTATATTCCAGTCGAGTAACGGCGGGTTCGATAAAGCTTACTTCTATGACTCCACCGAAGCGGATACGTTCACTGCGTCTCCAACTGCTGCCAGCATGCTGGGAACTGGCTACAACAACTCCGGAACAGGTTTTGACTGGTACATTGGCTACGCTGTTTACGGAGGGACAGACCAAGCCAATCACTACGACTCCGCAGGTAACGACACCTACTCGGCGTATACTGACAAAACCATCATGACGGGAACGGGCTACAAGATTTATACTTTCGGATTTGAAAACACCGACGGGTATGCCACCGCCGGTGGAACTGGAGACCGGGCTTATCTCTATGATTCAAGTGGAGACGATACTTACACTTCTACATTAGCGACCACCAGTTTGACGGGAACCGGCTTTGACATGGCGGCTCATGGGTTCGATCGAGTGGATGGCATCGCCGAATCAGGCGGTACAGACACGGCGAATATTTACGACACCGACGGCAATGACAACATGTACCTGCGGGATGATTACTCTGCCCTGCTGGCGACCGGTTTCTCTTCGTATGCGTATGGATTTGATCGTGTGAACGCCTACGCGGACAATGGTGGAACCGACCGGGCTCGCTACTATGATTCGGCCGGAGACGACACCTACACGAGCGACCAGACCGAAGCTAATATGATCGGAACCGGGTTTGCAAACTATTCCTATGGTTTCGACATTTACATCGTGAACGGCGATTCTGGCGGTGACGACACAGCGAACCTTGATGACAGCACCGGCGATGACACGGTCACAGTGGGAATCTCTCAAACCACTTTCTCCGGGAATGGCATCACCACCCAGGTGAACAATTTCGAAACCGTTAATGTCACTGCCACGAATGGGGGAACGGACTCGGCTACGATTACAGGTTCAGATACGGCTGATGACAGCGTCAGTTGGGGTGACTCGAACATCAACTTCTCGACATCCACATTCGCTGCGACTGCTTCTGGCTTCGAAACGATTGATGCTCTGGACATCGGTCTGGCCGGCTTTAGCTTGAACGACACCTCCGCAACGGAGACCTTCACTCTCTATTCAGACCGGGTCATTAAAGACAATGGGACGAACATATTAACAATCTGGAGTTCCACGAATGTCACCATCAACGTGACCAATGGCGGAAATGACGTCTTCAACATTTACGACACGAATTTACAAGACCGTGCTGAACTCGATAACACTATTGTTTACATGGTCTACGAAAATTCCCAGCCGAAATGGAAACGAATTACTGGCTCAAATATAGATACAGTCAACCTGTATGCCAGTAATTCCGGAGTTGATACAGCGAATCAGAATACTCCTACTCTCAGCTATACCGTCAATTATTTCGGCGGTTGGGTCGAGTATGACGACTTCACTTAG
- a CDS encoding MFS transporter → MDNIDTEGETIPTLEETTKLVEEAEFKNFGALIAHQVSVRVAWVFKTESVMIPAFLDHISGAGWVRGCLPILNRIGQSFAPLWLADRIQTSPRKKWLLLITTWMMGFPWVVLAILLWNLQGASFVGFPAFFLLLYTLFFAATGLNRVIFGTLQGKLIPAAHRGRLLGFSGILGSIFSVGALLYMQNYMSIEGYRLFFVSFLISGIGMLLAGLTCFGIVEPPDHYEPSRNSFWEQLGEARKILRENQPFRRLVIVSMLTITILLVFPHYQTFATERLHTGHIRLITWVIAQNIGAGVFSLILGFIADRYGNKLAIQVALVVISCGPISGLLFTSSSLEILHPWFWVTYFILGMTPVTDKAITNYTLEIVPASDHAQALSTLKLCMMVPLLFSVFVGILIDSIGFSPVFIASSLIIVIALWQTGKMIEPRHH, encoded by the coding sequence ATGGATAATATTGACACTGAAGGCGAAACAATACCGACGCTGGAAGAGACGACGAAGCTGGTTGAAGAAGCGGAATTCAAGAACTTTGGTGCGTTGATCGCGCATCAGGTCTCGGTGCGGGTTGCCTGGGTCTTTAAGACCGAAAGCGTGATGATTCCCGCTTTCCTGGATCACATTTCTGGAGCAGGGTGGGTACGAGGTTGTTTACCGATCCTGAATCGGATTGGGCAAAGTTTTGCCCCACTCTGGTTGGCTGACCGAATCCAGACCTCTCCCCGTAAGAAGTGGCTCCTGCTAATTACGACCTGGATGATGGGTTTTCCGTGGGTGGTTCTTGCCATTCTCTTGTGGAATCTGCAAGGGGCCAGCTTCGTCGGGTTTCCCGCTTTTTTCCTGTTACTATACACTCTGTTTTTTGCTGCGACCGGCTTGAATCGAGTCATCTTCGGTACGTTACAGGGCAAATTGATCCCGGCGGCCCATCGAGGTCGTTTACTGGGCTTCTCTGGAATACTCGGATCAATCTTCTCGGTGGGCGCATTGCTGTATATGCAGAACTACATGTCTATTGAAGGTTACCGACTCTTCTTTGTTTCGTTCTTGATTTCGGGCATTGGGATGTTGCTGGCGGGGCTGACTTGTTTCGGAATTGTGGAACCTCCCGACCATTACGAACCCTCACGAAACAGTTTCTGGGAGCAGCTGGGCGAAGCACGGAAGATCCTCCGCGAGAACCAACCCTTTCGCCGACTGGTGATCGTATCAATGCTGACGATCACGATTCTGTTGGTCTTTCCTCACTACCAGACATTTGCCACCGAACGATTACATACGGGACATATTCGATTAATTACATGGGTGATTGCTCAGAATATCGGAGCGGGTGTCTTCAGCCTGATTCTGGGATTCATCGCCGATCGTTACGGGAATAAGTTGGCGATACAAGTGGCGCTGGTTGTCATCAGTTGCGGCCCCATAAGCGGGTTGCTCTTCACCAGTTCCTCATTGGAGATTCTGCATCCCTGGTTCTGGGTGACTTACTTTATTCTGGGAATGACTCCCGTCACAGACAAAGCGATTACCAATTACACGCTCGAAATTGTACCAGCAAGCGATCACGCGCAGGCATTAAGCACATTGAAACTTTGCATGATGGTGCCGCTTCTCTTTTCCGTTTTCGTGGGAATACTTATCGACTCGATTGGATTTTCACCCGTCTTCATTGCTTCCAGCTTGATCATCGTGATTGCTCTCTGGCAAACAGGCAAAATGATTGAACCCCGCCATCATTAA